A genome region from Hevea brasiliensis isolate MT/VB/25A 57/8 chromosome 9, ASM3005281v1, whole genome shotgun sequence includes the following:
- the LOC110636960 gene encoding extensin-like, with protein sequence MKMFAICAHFLLVVIAVGGDTLSFATITGAFPSDERYSTPYKPGYSNHLPQNRQSPPVHKHPPSHKQAPPSHVHPQLTQYSPPSNGYSPATLMPPSRGCPPLSHRHPPPTQMPPSPPYGHPLPSYVSSTLIWISTTLSWVSTTY encoded by the coding sequence ATGAAGATGTTTGCCATCTGTGCTCATTTTCTCCTAGTGGTGATTGCAGTTGGAGGCGATACTCTTTCATTTGCCACTATCACTGGAGCTTTTCCCAGCGATGAGAGGTATAGCACACCATATAAACCAGGCTATAGCAATCATCTACCGCAGAATAGGCAGTCACCACCTGTCCATAAACACCCACCATCTCACAAGCAAGCTCCGCCTTCTCATGTCCATCCACAACTTACCCAATACTCACCACCTTCCAATGGATATTCACCAGCTACCTTAATGCCACCCTCTCGTGGATGTCCTCCACTCTCACACAGACATCCACCACCTACCCAAATGCCACCTTCTCCACCCTATGGACATCCGCTACCTTCATACGTATCCTCCACCCTTATATGGATATCCACCACCCTTTCTTGGGTATCCACCACCTACTAA
- the LOC110636996 gene encoding serine/threonine-protein phosphatase PP1 isozyme 2, producing MAHQVKASIDPAVLDDIISRLLDFRQTRAAKHQQVQVTENEIRQLCTVSREIFLQQPNLLELEAPIKICGDIHGQYSDLLRLFEYGGFPPRANYLFLGDYVDRGKQSLETICLLLAYKIKYPENFFLLRGNHESASINRIYGFYDECKRRFNVKLWKTFTGCFNCLPVAALIDDKILCMHGGLSPDLTSLDQIRNLPRPTDVPDSGLLCDLLWSDPSRDVKGWGMNDRGVSYTFGSDKVSEFLMNNDMDLVCRAHQVVEDGYEFFADRKLVTIFSAPNYCGEFDNAGAMMSVDETLMCSFQILKPADRKSKFM from the exons ATGGCTCATCAAGTGAAGGCGTCCATCGACCCTGCCGTTTTGGATGATATTATCAGTCGCTTGTTGGATTTTAGGCAAACAAGAGCAGCCAAACACCAGCAGGTTCAGGTAACTGAGAATGAGATCCGCCAACTATGTACTGTGTCTAGAGAAATCTTTCTTCAACAGCCCAATCTCCTCGAGCTCGAAGCCCCCATCAAGATCTGCG GTGACATACATGGGCAATATTCTGATCTTTTGAGGCTTTTTGAATATGGGGGTTTTCCTCCTAGGGCTAATTATTTATTCCTAGGCGATTATGTAGATCGTGGAAAGCAGAGTTTGGAAACAATATGCCTTTTGCTTGCCTATAAAATCAAGTACCCTGAGAACTTCTTTCTTTTAAGAGGAAATCATGAGTCTGCATCTATTAATCGaatttatggattttatgatgaatgTAAACGGCGGTTCAATGTGAAGCTTTGGAAAACTTTTACTGGTTGTTTTAACTGTCTACCTGTTGCTGCTCTTATAGATGACAAAATATTGTGCATGCATGGAGGGCTTTCACCTGATTTAACAAGTTTGGATCAAATTAGAAACTTACCCCGTCCAACTGATGTTCCAGATTCTGGGTTGCTTTGTGATTTACTTTGGTCTGATCCTAGTAGGGATGTTAAAGGCTGGGGAATGAATGACCGAGGGGTCTCATACACCTTTGGGTCAGATAAAGTGTCAGAATTCTTAATGAATAATGATATGGATCTTGTTTGTCGTGCCCATCAA gttGTCGAGGATGGATATGAATTCTTTGCAGACAGGAAGCTTGTTACAATTTTTTCTGCTCCCAACTATTGCGGTGAATTTGATAATGCTGGTGCAATGATGAGTGTTGATGAAACCTTAATGTGCTCGTTCCAAATACTTAAGCCTGCAGATAGAAAGTCCAAATTCATGTGA
- the LOC110636993 gene encoding metal tolerance protein B — protein MKGSLLPASLVQEVEQGKYGKHRNHSLYFHYKNLLADRLLQSLFAVLSSGLQMEDDEVPILQLGHQKNIEMAIASEESAGFPVTAQFSCISICAFSKQENDSLESEERSKSVTKLSGLIIFYLIVMAVEIIGGLKANSLAVITDAAHLLTDVAGFCVSLFTVWASGWEATSHHSFGFSRLEVLGALLSVQLIWVISGILIYEAVNRILHKNLEVNGGLMFAIAAFGFIINLVMVIWLGHDHSHHACHDHNHDHIHSHDGEDLCGVNEEGTKLIPSSPAKRKILNINIQGAYLHVMADLIQSVGVMFAGVVIWVKPDWLVVDLICTLVFSAFVLCSTIPMLMDVFSILMEKTPHQMSVCGVESSLKCIEGVQDIHDLHIWAITVGKLVLSCHVVAEPGASSTEILNRIRDYCEKTYKIRHVTVQIEQ, from the exons ATGAAAGGTTCTTTGCTGCCGGCCTCTCTTGTACAAGAAGTCGAACAAGGGAAATATGGAAAGCACCGCAATCACTCGCTGTACTTTCATTATAAGAACTTGTTAGCAGATCGATTACTTCAGAGTCTTTTCGCAGTTCTTTCATCCGGTTTACAG ATGGAAGATGATGAAGTTCCCATTTTGCAGTTGGGACACCAGAAGAATATTGAGATGGCCATAGCATCTGAAGAAAGTGCTGGCTTTCCCGTTACAGCTCAGTTTTCTTGCATTTCCATTTGTGCATTCTCCAAACAAGAAAATGATAGTCTTGAATCTGAAGAAAGATCAAAGTCGGTGACAAAACTTTCTGgacttataatattttatttaatagtcATGGCAGTAGAAATCATCGGTGGCCTGAAAGCCAACAGCCTTGCAGTTATTACAGATGCAGCACATTTACTGACTGATGTAGCTGGTTTCTGTGTCTCTCTTTTCACAGTCTGGGCTTCAGGTTGGGAGGCAACATCCCACCATAGTTTTGGATTCAGTCGCCTTGAAGTTTTAGGTGCTCTTCTATCTGTGCAGCTTATATGGGTGATCTCAGGGATCTTAATTTACGAAGCAGTGAACAGaattcttcacaaaaatttagaGGTAAATGGAGGACTCATGTTTGCAATTGCAGCCTTTGGATTCATCATTAACTTAGTCATGGTAATATGGTTGGGTCATGATCACTCTCATCATGCTTGCCATGATCATAATCATGATCACATTCACAGTCATGACGGTGAGGATTTATGTGGGGTAAATGAAGAGGGGACCAAGTTGATACCAAGTTCTCCagcaaaaagaaaaatattaaacataaatatcCAAGGAGCTTATCTACATGTCATGGCTGATCTAATTCAATCCGTTGGGGTGATGTTTGCTGGAGTAGTTATATGGGTGAAGCCTGATTGGTTGGTGGTTGATCTAATTTGCACCCTTGTCTTCTCTGCTTTTGTTCTATGCTCAACCATACCCATGCTTATGGACGTATTTAGCATACTAATGGAGAAGACTCCCCATCAGATGAGTGTTTGCGGGGTGGAGAGTAGTCTAAAGTGTATAGAAGGAGTACAAGATATTCATGACCTGCATATTTGGGCTATCACAGTAGGGAAGTTAGTGTTGTCTTGCCATGTAGTAGCTGAGCCTGGAGCCAGCTCTACTGAAATACTCAACAGAATTAGGGATTACTGTGAAAAAACATACAAGATTCGTCATGTaactgtacaaattgagcagtaG
- the LOC110636994 gene encoding ras-related protein Rab11C, whose translation MAHRVDHEYDYLFKIVLIGDSGVGKSNILSRFTRNEFCLESKSTIGVEFATRTLQVDGKTVKAQIWDTAGQERYRAITSAYYRGAVGALLVYDITKRQTFDNVQRWLRELRDHADSNIVIMMAGNKSDLNHLRAVAEEDGQSLAEKEGLSFLETSALEATNIEKAFQTILTEIYHIISKKALAAQEAAGNSTLPGQGTTINVADTGNTKKGCCST comes from the exons ATGGCGCATAGAGTAGATCATGAGTATGACTATCTGTTCAAGATCGTTCTGATTGGAGACTCTGGCGTGGGAAAATCTAATATCCTTTCCAGGTTTACCAGAAATGAATTCTGTTTGGAATCCAAATCCACTATTGGTGTCGAGTTCGCTACTAGAACTCTTCAG GTGGATGGAAAGACAGTAAAGGCACAGATTTGGGATACAGCAGGTCAGGAGCGGTACCGGGCTATTACAAGTGCATATTATAGAGGAGCTGTTGGTGCCCTTCTTGTTTATGACATAACCAAGAGGCAAACTTTCGACAATGTTCAAAGGTGGCTGCGTGAATTGAGGGACCATGCAGACTCTAATATTGTCATTATGATGGCTGGAAATAAGTCTGACTTGAATCATCTAAGAGCTGTTGCAGAGGAGGATGGTCAGAGCTTGGCAGAGAAGGAAGGTCTCTCATTTCTGGAGACATCGGCATTGGAAGCAACCAATATTGAGAAGGCATTCCAAACCATATTGACAGAGATCTACCACATCATAAGCAAAAAGGCATTGGCAGCACAGGAAGCAGCCGGCAATTCTACTCTTCCTGGTCAAGGAACCACTATTAATGTTGCTGATACAGGGAATACGAAGAAAGGTTGCTGCTCCACTTAA